The Nitrospira sp. KM1 genome includes a window with the following:
- a CDS encoding FHA domain-containing protein, with protein MGLSTAAHATVLVKLDGQTAHPLEIADGGLTIGRRSDNDLSVDDHTVSAYHARIVKVQSVYFIEDLKSTNGTSVNSRRITRHQLRDTDVITIGKHRMIFQEAAIANHLLPQPVSTDEHTIVISKTQGAAATKAKVLVNSGKTDRREYVLTRPVNVIGSENGASIRLMGWFAPKSIAHISCRGGRYYLTALQPKKPPLVNGAVTTAVQRLENGDQIEVAGILLTFYSLPSGEEVTA; from the coding sequence ATGGGTCTTTCGACCGCAGCTCACGCCACTGTGCTCGTCAAACTCGACGGCCAAACGGCTCACCCGCTTGAGATCGCGGACGGCGGACTCACGATCGGCAGACGATCGGACAACGATCTTTCGGTCGACGATCATACGGTATCGGCTTACCATGCCAGGATCGTCAAAGTTCAATCGGTCTACTTCATCGAAGACCTCAAGAGCACGAACGGTACATCGGTCAACAGTAGACGCATTACACGGCATCAACTGCGCGATACCGACGTGATCACGATCGGCAAACATCGCATGATCTTTCAAGAAGCGGCGATAGCAAATCACCTCCTACCGCAACCGGTATCCACCGACGAACACACGATCGTCATCAGCAAAACGCAAGGAGCAGCGGCAACCAAGGCCAAGGTTCTCGTGAACAGCGGCAAAACAGACAGGCGAGAGTACGTGCTAACACGACCTGTGAACGTCATCGGTTCAGAGAATGGTGCCTCCATACGTCTGATGGGCTGGTTTGCCCCTAAATCGATCGCTCATATTTCCTGCCGTGGAGGCCGATATTATCTCACTGCTCTTCAGCCGAAGAAGCCTCCGCTCGTCAACGGCGCCGTGACCACAGCCGTACAACGATTGGAAAACGGAGATCAGATCGAGGTGGCGGGAATCCTGCTGACGTTTTATTCACTTCCGTCTGGGGAGGAGGTCACTGCGTGA
- a CDS encoding Stp1/IreP family PP2C-type Ser/Thr phosphatase — protein MPIEISHSVKTDIGLKRTTNEDCFLAEPALGLYVVCDGMGGSNAGEIASAMAVNTIRRTLATSLFSDGSSSSSGQQCSVPCEYDRLAAAIRSANQAIHHESWSQAGLTGMGTTVVAAYIVGERLFFAHVGDSRLYLFREGSLQVLTQDHSWVAEQVRNGGMTEREAECSPKRHIITRALGIESAVEVDIGDIVLLSGDRLLCCSDGLTRGVRSEEIGDVLGHCLNIAYAADCLVAMANQAGGDDNTTVLIVSVESMRLWQRIRQDWLLPNA, from the coding sequence TTGCCCATCGAAATATCCCACAGCGTCAAGACGGATATCGGACTCAAACGCACGACCAACGAAGATTGTTTTCTGGCAGAGCCCGCATTGGGGCTCTATGTCGTCTGCGATGGTATGGGAGGAAGCAACGCCGGAGAAATTGCCAGTGCCATGGCTGTCAACACTATCAGGCGCACGCTGGCAACATCGCTGTTCTCCGATGGTTCCTCATCATCCAGCGGGCAACAATGCTCGGTCCCCTGTGAGTATGACCGACTCGCAGCGGCTATCCGGTCAGCCAATCAAGCCATCCATCACGAATCCTGGAGCCAAGCCGGCCTCACAGGCATGGGAACCACGGTGGTGGCGGCGTACATTGTTGGCGAGCGGCTTTTCTTCGCACACGTCGGCGACAGCAGATTGTATTTATTCCGAGAAGGATCTCTACAAGTATTGACTCAGGACCATTCCTGGGTCGCGGAGCAGGTCCGTAACGGGGGAATGACCGAACGCGAAGCGGAATGCTCACCGAAGCGACATATCATCACGAGGGCGCTCGGGATCGAGAGTGCCGTTGAAGTTGATATCGGAGACATCGTGCTTCTTAGCGGCGATCGGCTGCTTTGTTGTTCCGACGGCCTGACACGTGGCGTACGCTCCGAAGAGATCGGAGATGTACTCGGCCATTGCCTCAACATCGCCTACGCCGCGGATTGCTTGGTAGCGATGGCCAATCAAGCAGGCGGCGACGACAATACCACCGTGCTGATCGTCTCGGTTGAATCTATGCGATTGTGGCAGCGAATCCGTCAGGACTGGTTGCTTCCGAACGCGTGA